One region of Gossypium raimondii isolate GPD5lz chromosome 6, ASM2569854v1, whole genome shotgun sequence genomic DNA includes:
- the LOC105772471 gene encoding uncharacterized protein LOC105772471 encodes MGSGGSKGSCRGGASSSSGGRKGRSIGKNRVFQSSRLGAPSGSADSHFDRQVVVVDHHNKDYGSNFTNQNRRERESESDQVKRECSRKVKAESASDYEMPLPCISSNGVDIDASRSGSSSGRATTALRRANSLGSSRAYPVSPPSLTILNRDDNFETLEHRQLSPNSSSINLYSPLTFNDSDTDRDEIGGSSSNGRNQDDSLIKHGEYWAQHDELHGACFNASEVTTGKTNDNTNDGIVEISDDGRLDKMEFLSNI; translated from the exons atgggatccggtgggAGCAAGGGTTCTTGCAGGGGAGGAGCTTCCTCGTCGAGTGGTGGGAGGAAGGGAAGATCTATTGGAAAGAATAGAGTTTTCCAATCCTCTCGCCTGGGAGCGCCTTCTGGATCTGCTGACTCCCACTTTGACCGTCAG GTGGTTGTTGTTGATCACCATAATAAAGACTACGGCTCTAATTTCACCAACCAGAACAGGAGAGAACGGGAATCTGAGTCGGATCAAGTGAAAAGAGAATGTTCCAGAAAGGTTAAAGCTGAATCGGCATCTGATTATGAAATGCCACTGCCATGCATATCTTCCAATGGTGTAGATATAGATGCCTCGAGAAGTGGTAGCAGCTCTGGCAGAGCCACCACAGCA CTTCGCAGAGCTAATAGTTTGGGTTCGTCTAGGGCATATCCTGTTTCTCCTCCAAGCCTTACAATATTGAACCGTGATGACAACTTCGAGACACTTGAACATCGACAACTTTCCCCAAATTCTTCTTCTATAAACTTATATTCTCCCTTAACCTTCAATGATTCAGACACAGATAGAGATGAAATTGGTGGGTCAAGTTCAAATGGTCGTAACCAAGACGATTCTCTGATCAAACATGGTGAATACTGGGCTCAACATGATGAACTACATGGTGCTTGTTTTAATGCCTCAGAAGTGACCACTGGAAAAACTAATGATAATACAAATGATGGCATAGTTGAGATTTCCGATGATGGAAGGTTGGATAAGATGGAATTTTTATCTAACATCTAG
- the LOC105771640 gene encoding uncharacterized protein LOC105771640, producing the protein MRSATKFEWARQHPQESVAVRQAAATFKSFSGVTNKIKLAYMMLTLPVWQSLNIAVNYFSTKYTNHSANEFEYKDDCDHLDEYDQVSDTCETVPETVPETVPNEVVIVSADNLHSIIHEACHKQSEHIEEYGRRKPGESSNLGVDMSIAGRESLRGMRFTYAVEADEDLQPWVKEKLSTPDEEYEKLGDTCTFGVYHRQPFDVICSPVRTSSSVVTNLSNEQTAEGTNISIIDKEFRIQKQFSAFVAANGPHLPAIESGHAPRKEDFPSSFLKLKISLKG; encoded by the exons ATGCGGTCTGCGACTAAg TTTGAGTGGGCCAGGCAGCATCCTCAAGAATCCGTGGCCGTGAGGCAAGCAGCTGCAACTTTTAAATCCTTCTCTGGTGTCACCAATAAGATCAAACTTGCATATATGATGCTCACCCTCCCTGTCTGGCAGAG CTTGAACATCGCCGTAAACTACTTCTCAACCAAATACACAAATCATTCTGCTA ATGAGTTTGAGTACAAAGATGATTGTGATCACTTGGATGAATATGACCAAGTCAGTGATACATGTGAAACTGTTCCAGAAACTGTTCCAGAAACTGTTCCAAATGAAGTGGTTATTGTTTCAGCAGATAATTTGCATAGCATTATTCATGAGGCTTGTCATAAACAATCTGAACACATTGAAGAATATGGGCGAAGAAAACCAGGGGAGTCATCCAATCTTGGAGTAG ATATGAGCATTGCTGGGAGGGAGTCTTTGAGGGGCATGCGGTTTACATATGCTGTGGAAGCTGATGAAGATCTACAACCATGGGTAAAAGAGAAACTATCGACTCCTGACGAGGAATATGAAAAGCTAGGGGACACTTGCACTTTTGGAGTATATCACAGGCAGCCATTTGATGTCATTTGTTCACCAGTACGGACATCTTCCTCAGTTGTTACTAACCTTTCTAACGAACAGACAGCTGAAGGAACCAATATAAGCATTATTGACAAGGAATTTCGGATTCAGAAGCAATTTTCAGCTTTTGTAGCAGCCAATGGACCCCATCTCCCAGCTATAGAATCAGGCCATGCACCAAGAAAAGAAGATTTTCCAAGTTCTTTCTTGAAATTAAAGATCTCACTGAAAGGCTAA
- the LOC105772464 gene encoding MLO-like protein 9, producing the protein MAGGASPGARELDQTPTWAVALVVAVIIMISIALEKVLHSVGELFEHKKKEALYEALQKVKGELMVLGFISLLLTFGQSYISKICIPERLADTMLFCPRKHRHSHHDHQESGGGHHRRLFSYDDDDDDDVRRFLGGDGGGPACKLGHVPLISVHGLHQLHIFIFFLAVFHVAYGATTMMLGRLKTRGWKEWERECVNSVTELNNPSRFRLTHETSFVRDHTRGAWTKTKFSFYFVCMWRQFFRSVRKADYCTMRHGFVSVHLTPGSKFDFQKYIKKSLEDDFKVVVGITPALWASAVIFLLMDVHGWYVMSFISMIPLVVTLAVGTKLQAIIARMALEIVEKHAVIQGMPLVQVSDQHFWFAWPPLVLHLIHFVLFQNAFEITYFFWIWYEFGLRSCFHQDFTLITIRVCLGVVVQFICSYITLPLYALVTQMGSTMKRSIFDEQTSKALKQWHKKAAQKKAEAPPRSKIPGGDSSDNTGRHDGDSDHQDVTVEAQPNRTQSNNNNNDNVDLLTGP; encoded by the exons atggcGGGAGGAGCAAGCCCCGGTGCGAGAGAGCTTGATCAGACGCCCACCTGGGCTGTGGCTCTTGTTGTGGCTGTCATCATTATGATTTCAATAGCTCTGGAAAAGGTTCTTCATTCAGTTGGGGAG CtatttgaacataaaaaaaaggagGCTTTATATGAGGCTCTTCAAAAAGTTAAAGGCG AACTTATGGTTTTGGGATTTATTTCTCTGCTTCTGACATTCGGGCAGAGCTATATCTCCAAAATCTGTATTCCAGAGAGGCTTGCGGATACAATGTTATTTTGCCCCAGAAAACATCGCCATTCCCATCACGATCATCAAGAAAGCGGTGGTGGACATCATCGGAGACTGTTTTCATATGATGATGACGATGACGATGATGTGCGTAGATTTTTAGGAGGTGATGGTGGCGGTCCAGCGTGCAAGCTT GGGCACGTGCCACTTATATCTGTGCATGGATTACATCAGTTGCAcattttcatcttctttttgGCAGTTTTTCATGTGGCATATGGTGCCACGACAATGATGCTGGGAAGATTAAAG ACACGAGGCTGGAAGGAGTGGGAGCGGGAGTGTGTCAATAGTGTTACTGAACTCAACA ATCCTTCAAGATTTAGGCTCACTCATGAGACATCATTTGTAAGAGACCACACCAGAGGAGCTTGGACAAAAACAAAATTCTCCTTTTATTTT GTATGCATGTGGCGACAATTCTTCAGGTCTGTTCGCAAGGCCGATTATTGTACAATGCGTCACGGATTCGTCAGT GTTCATTTAACACCTGGAAGTAAGTTtgactttcaaaaatatatcaaaaaatcaTTAGAGGATGACTTCAAGGTGGTCGTCGGAATTac TCCGGCATTGTGGGCTTCAGCAGTCATCTTTCTCCTTATGGATGTCCATG GCTGGTATGTTATGTCTTTCATATCCATGATTCCTTTAGTG GTAACTTTAGCAGTTGGAACCAAGCTTCAAGCTATTATAGCACGAATGGCACTTGAAATAGTAGAAAAACACGCTGTTATACAAGGGATGCCTCTCGTGCAAGTCTCTGACCAGCATTTTTGGTTTGCTTGGCCTCCGTTAGTCCTTCATCTTATCCACTTTGTGTTGTTTCAG AATGCATTCGAGATCACATATTTCTTTTGGATATGG TACGAGTTCGGCCTAAGGTCATGCTTTCATCAGGATTTTACACTTATTACTATAAGAGTTTGTCTTGG GGTAGTAGTCCAGTTCATTTGCAGCTACATCACACTTCCACTCTATGCGCTTGTTACTCAG ATGGGATCAACCATGAAGAGGTCAATCTTTGATGAACAAACTTCCAAAGCCCTAAAGCAGTGGCATAAGAAGGCTGCCCAGAAGAAAGCTGAAGCCCCTCCTCGTTCAAAAATACCGGGGGGTGATTCCTCTGACAATACTGGAAGACATGATGGTGATTCCGATCATCAGGATGTCACCGTTGAAGCGCAGCCTAATCGGACCCAAagcaacaacaataacaacgATAATGTTGACCTTCTAACTGGACCATGA
- the LOC105772472 gene encoding uncharacterized protein LOC105772472, which translates to MASSAPPESSSTAQNARKPLGFMKNAVKYKHNFIQFFAMTGILLLSVRSLGQKYRIHDLQEDTAALKQEQQSLNDRMSNIKRGLLHEASLEPSGRFASRLRLLFGDDN; encoded by the coding sequence ATGGCTTCGTCGGCACCACCAGAGTCGTCCTCCACCGCCCAAAATGCAAGGAAGCCGCTTGGATTTATGAAAAACGCAGTGAAATACAAACACAACTTCATTCAGTTCTTCGCGATGACCGGGATTTTGCTTTTGAGCGTCCGATCTTTGGGCCAGAAGTACCGCATCCACGACCTCCAGGAGGATACAGCAGCTCTCAAGCAAGAGCAACAATCTCTTAATGATCGGATGAGCAACATAAAACGTGGCCTCCTCCACGAGGCCTCTCTCGAGCCCTCTGGACGCTTTGCCTCACGGCTCCGCCTGCTCTTTGGTGACGATAATTAA